DNA from Rhipicephalus microplus isolate Deutch F79 chromosome 5, USDA_Rmic, whole genome shotgun sequence:
TGCGCTTGGATTCAAACTTCTTGGATGACGTGAATGGCCTTTTTAGTAACCTGCACGACCTCATCATGCTCAACATATCGGCCAACCGCGTCCGATGGTTCGACTACGCGCTCATTCCCATCGGCCTGCAGTGGCTCGACATCCACGATAATCAGGTGGAGGCGTTGGGGAACTACTTTGAGCTGGAGTCTATTCTGAAGCTGAGGACGCTGGACGTGTCGCACAACCGGCTCACCGAGCTTGACTCGTCCTCGCTGCCAAACGGCATCGAGATCGTCTTCCTGAAAGGAAACCAGCTGCGTCGCATCCAGCCCTTCACATTCCTCGGAAAGCAGAACTTGACGCGCGTCGACCTGACTGACAACCGATTGGACACGCTTGACATGACCATGTTTCGGCTGAGCGAGGTGCCATCCGGGCGGCCCCTGCCACAGTTCATGGTGGCCGACAACCCGTACCTGTGTGACTGCCGCATGGAGTGGCTGCAGCGGCTAGGCAGCAGCCTCCTGGATGACTCGAGGCAGTACCCGCGTGTGGTCGACCTGGCTGACGTGGTGTGCCGGCTCAGCTTCGGACGCCGCCGCGCCCTGCCGCTAGTGCAGGCGCACTCGTCAGAGTTTCTATGCCGCTACCGCAACCACTGCTTCGCGCTCTGCCACTGCTGCGACTTCGACGCATGCGACTGTGAGATGGTATGCCCAGACAACTGCACCTGCTACTACGACCAGAGCTGGAACACGAACATCGTGGACTGCAGCGGCGGCCGAGCAAACGGTGCCGTCCCGAAGCAGCTGCCGATGGACGTGACCGAGCTGTACCTGGACGGTAATGACATACCCGCGTTGTCCAGCCATACCTACATCGGCCGCAAGAACATGAAGGTGCTCCACCTGAACGCCAGTAACGTGCACACCATCCACAACCGGACGTTCAGCGGCCTGCGCACGCTCAGAGTGCTGCGGCTTGACCGCAACCGACTGGCCGCACTGCATGGATTCGAGTTTGATGGGCTTGGAGAGCTAAGGGAGCTCTACCTCTCGTACAACCAGCTCACGAGCGTCAACAATGCCACGTTCGTGCCACTAAGGTCTCTGCGGGTGCTGCACCTGGACCACAACTACATTGTCCACATGGCCCTGCCAGCGCAGCTGGCCGAACTGAGCGACATGCGGCTGGCCGACAACCCGTGGACGTGCGAGTGCCACTTTGCGCATGAGCTGGCGGACTTCGTCGCCGCGGCCGGCGGGGATCATCGGGTGCGTGACCTGTTTAGTGTTCACTGCATGCACAACGAAACGACGGTGGTGCCCCTCCTGTGGAACAACGCCACCCTGTGCACCAACGCGTCATCTTCCGACGAGGTGAGCGGCCACGAGCGCCAGCCACTGCTGCTGCCTGCGCTGGTGGTGGCGGGCGTGCTGCTGCTCGTGCTGGTGTGCACAGTGAGTCTGGCCATGGCGTACCGTCGCCCTGTCAGCGTGTGGCTGTACACCCGGTGTGGAGTGCGCGTGTGCCTGCGCGCCGAGGCTGAGGAGGAAAAGCTGTTCGATGCATTTGTCTCTTACAGCAAGAAGGACGAGTCGTTTGTCGCGCAGATTCTGGCGCCCGAGTTGGAGTGCGGCATCCCGGCATACCGACTGTGCCTTCACTATCGTGACCTGCCCATGGCCGGCGGGTACCTGACGGATGCCATCAGCGAGGCCGTGGAGAGCAGCCGGCGGACTATTGTGATCCTCTCGGAGCACTTCCTGAAGAGCGAGTGGTGCCGCTACGAGTTCAAGTCCACCCACCACCACGGGGTGCGGCGAAGAAACCTTGTCGTCATCTTCCTTGGTCGGGTCTCCTTCAAGGAGCTGGACCCGGACATCAGGCTTTGGCTCAAGTCTAGCACCTTCCTGCGCTGGGGCGAGAAGAGGTTCTGGGACAAGTTGCGCTACGCCATGCCGGACACGCGGCATCGCAAGGTAGCCGCGCGCAGCGATGTCGCCAGCGTGCACATTTGACGCCGCCgctgtgtgtgtgagtgtgtgtactACAGCAaagtgtgtgcgtgtgcctcatGGATTACCCCGATGGCCCCCTTCATCTAAGTCAAGTCGCAGGTAAAAAAAAGCATCTTCAACGAACTTTTCGTTTTGTACTCACTGGTGGTGACAAATTGGGTAGGGGTGGTCATGTACATACACGTGTAATATAGCATCCGCTTAGTGTTTGCTTTGAAAGACTACGATGAGCAGAACTGGACTGTGATGTACATTCCTATGCACACATTGTGGAATACTGCCTAGCTCGAACTCTGAGCAAAATGGTGCGATTTGAATGTCGCCTTGTGTCGccattatttatttatacatacttatTTAAGTGCCCTCATCACATTACTACTCATGTAATCTAGGCGAAAACTTCCTTTATCTTGGACGTTCATATGATAAGGATTCTCAAGTTTGTTTATAACAGAGACACCCTGTGAAATTTTCAGCTAATAACAAGATCATCCTTCACTTCCACTGCAGCTCACACCTCAAAAGGAAAAATTCATTGCAAAAGCCTGTAGATAAATAGATAGTTCCGAGTGTGTGTATTTGCACAGGTGCATATAAACTAAATCCAGCTACCTCTTGAAAAAGTATTCCCATGAATTTTAATCACCACTGAACTTGCATCACCTGAAACAAGAGCCCTTATTCTCGGATTCAACCTCACTTGCCGTGTGCAACGGCATAAAAGCCGCACACAATTCCAGCACACAACTGTCATTCGTGTAGTGTTTACAGTGACCTTTTTATTGCTCTGCGGACATAATGTACTTAGTTTTGCTGTGGATTTGATGCCAGGAAAAAGTTTGAAAGGAACAACTACGGCAATAAAGCAGAGTGTCTGAACACTTGCAAATGTTCAAACTTTGTCCCTTCTTACTTGAAAatctgcaaaagaaaacaattttcCATGAGTGGTTAGTTTGTAAGTACACACTTTGGTCTACAGAATGCTTTAAAGCCTCCTTTTTGCTGGCTTGGTTGCCAACTTTCATAATGAAGACTGCTCTTCACTTGATGACTGGTGAAAATTACATCCTTTATACAAATCCTATGCACCCCTTACATATCAATGTGAGCTGTTGGATCGTGCGCATAGCGTGCTTTCCTACACTATGCGCATGATAGGGTGCTTTCAGCATAGGCAgcaccaacttttttttcttgccgggCATTGCTCCTTATTTATTTCATCTCCTTATTGCTGCAATAAGGAGATGAAAAAGCAACGCTAAGTGGAAGTCGTTAGTAGTGATGTCAGTT
Protein-coding regions in this window:
- the LOC119175114 gene encoding toll-like receptor 6, which produces MRRRPVLAPPLLLLLGWLGAVRPGVAARYVAPEDCRWEPLDAAGVALTCAVRSLSGGPEPTNFSLIQPGHTARLTVRCDDLLVPSELSNGSFGHLSGLRSLAIERCKMDSLPALAFSGLAELHNLSLRTHNDEWGTRTLRLAPDSLTPLRQLVALDLSRNNMDYLPPSILCPLVQLALLNLTRNRFADASQMGFAECSPPLHRLDAAHNELRLLPEKAFSPLRQLRHLRLDHNLIARAEQGALSGLARLQSLDLAHNAMVSLPPRFLQPAEASLSELYLRNNSLSALPPTLFAGLHQLTMLDLAHNQLTSAWLAQPRTLADLTRLAALDLSHNRLTRLDGASFRSLHNLQTLDLQHNLIESVADSAFGSLYNLHTLVLSHNRLTRVGGHTFSGLSALGGLYVDHNRLESLAADAFHNASNLQEIILAGNRLPAVPPVVQTLQSLRSLDVADNVITDIHNASYQGLRQLYGLNLMGNHIGNLSQGVFRELPSLRILNLARNGIQSIEQGTFDDIPDLHALRLDSNFLDDVNGLFSNLHDLIMLNISANRVRWFDYALIPIGLQWLDIHDNQVEALGNYFELESILKLRTLDVSHNRLTELDSSSLPNGIEIVFLKGNQLRRIQPFTFLGKQNLTRVDLTDNRLDTLDMTMFRLSEVPSGRPLPQFMVADNPYLCDCRMEWLQRLGSSLLDDSRQYPRVVDLADVVCRLSFGRRRALPLVQAHSSEFLCRYRNHCFALCHCCDFDACDCEMVCPDNCTCYYDQSWNTNIVDCSGGRANGAVPKQLPMDVTELYLDGNDIPALSSHTYIGRKNMKVLHLNASNVHTIHNRTFSGLRTLRVLRLDRNRLAALHGFEFDGLGELRELYLSYNQLTSVNNATFVPLRSLRVLHLDHNYIVHMALPAQLAELSDMRLADNPWTCECHFAHELADFVAAAGGDHRVRDLFSVHCMHNETTVVPLLWNNATLCTNASSSDEVSGHERQPLLLPALVVAGVLLLVLVCTVSLAMAYRRPVSVWLYTRCGVRVCLRAEAEEEKLFDAFVSYSKKDESFVAQILAPELECGIPAYRLCLHYRDLPMAGGYLTDAISEAVESSRRTIVILSEHFLKSEWCRYEFKSTHHHGVRRRNLVVIFLGRVSFKELDPDIRLWLKSSTFLRWGEKRFWDKLRYAMPDTRHRKVAARSDVASVHI